A DNA window from Acomys russatus chromosome 7, mAcoRus1.1, whole genome shotgun sequence contains the following coding sequences:
- the LOC127192174 gene encoding olfactory receptor 51A7-like — protein sequence MLLNTSEVDVSTFLLIGIPGLEHMHLWVSIPICLMYLTAILGNCTILCVIRAEPSLHEPMYYFLSMLAFSDLGLSFSSIPTMLRIFLFNAMGISADACIAQEFFIHGFTDMESSVLLIMSFDRFVAIRYPLRYSSILTSSRVVQIGLAFAVKSILLVLPLPFTLKRLRYCNKRLLSHSYCLHQDVMKLACSDNRVNFYYGLFVALCMMSDSAFIAVSYVFILKTVLGIASHGERLKALNTCVSHICAVLIFYVPIITLATMHRFAKHKSPLAMILIADAFLLVPPLMNPIVYCVKTRQIRVKVLEKLGLHSK from the coding sequence ATGCTTCTCAACACGTCAGAGGTTGATGTCTCCACATTCCTACTGATTGGGATCCCAGGCCTTGAGCATATGCACCTTTGGGTTTCTATCCCCATCTGCCTCATGTATCTTACAGCCATTCTGGGAAACTGTACCATCCTCTGTGTCATCAGAGCAGAGCCTTCTCTGCATGAGCCCATGTACTATTTCCTCTCCATGCTGGCCTTCTCTGACCTGGGcctgtctttctcttccatccCCACTATGCTAAGAATATTCTTGTTCAATGCCATGGGGATTTCTGCTGATGCCTGCATTGCCCAGGAATTTTTTATCCACGGATTCACAGATATGGAGTCTTCAGTGCTCCTCATTATGTCCTTCGATCGCTTTGTAGCCATCCGGTACCCGCTGAGATACAGCTCCATCCTTACAAGCTCCAGAGTTGTGCAAATTGGGCTAGCCTTTGCTGTTAAAAGCATTCTTCTGGTGCTTCCCCTTCCGTTTACTTTAAAGAGACTCAGATACTGTAATAAACGCTTGTTGTCACATTCTTATTGTCTCCATCAGGATGTCATGAAGCTGGCCTGCTCTGACAACAGGGTTAACTTTTACTATGGGCTGTTCGTTGCACTCTGCATGATGTCAGACAGTGCGTTCATTGCTGTGTCCTATGTGTTCATCTTGAAGACTGTGTTGGGTATTGCATCCCATGGGGAGCGGCTCAAAGCCCTCAATACCTGTGTCTCCCATATCTGTGCTGTGCTCATCTTCTATGTACCCATCATAACCTTAGCTACCATGCACCGCTTTGCAAAGCATAAGTCTCCATTAGCTATGATTCTGATAGCAGATGCTTTCTTGCTGGTACCGCCCTTGATGAATCCCATTGTGTATTGTGTAAAAACTCGGCAGATTAGAGTTAAAGTCTTAGAAAAACTGGGTCTACATTCTAAGTAA
- the LOC127192175 gene encoding olfactory receptor 51S1, which translates to MSTLSTQETSNRSTAMAPTFLLVGLPGLEAASSWWSIPLITVYLLSAMGNGTILWVIALEPTLHRPMYFLLFLLSVSDVGLATVLMPTLLGLAFADTHAVPASACLLQMFFVHVFSVMESSVLLAMAFDRALAICRPLRYPALLTNGVISKIGVAIAFRCLSLHLPLPFLLAHMPYCRPQVLTHSYCLHPDMARLACPGAWGAFYSLVVVLSAMALDPLLIFFSYGLIGRVLRGVGSTEDRWKAGQTCAAHLSAVLLFYVPMILLALIDRFKLPLPQPAHTLLSYVHFLLPPLINPVLYSVKMKEIRKKILKRVLPTKVGCA; encoded by the coding sequence ATGTCAACGTTGTCCACCCAGGAAACCTCAAATAGGAGCACAGCAATGGCCCCCACTTTCCTTCTAGTGGGtctgcctggcctggaagctGCATCATCATGGTGGTCAATTCCTCTCATCACTGTCTACCTTCTCTCTGCCATGGGCAATGGTACAATCCTCTGGGTCATTGCCCTGGAGCCCACACTGCATCGACCAATGTACTTCTTACTCTTCTTGCTTAGTGTGTCTGACGTTGGCTTGGCCACAGTGCTAATGCCCACCCTGCTAGGCCTGGCATTTGCAGACACTCATGctgtccctgcctcagcctgcctccTACAGATGTTCTTTGTTCATGTCTTTTCTGTTATGGAGTCTTCCGTCTTGCTTGCCATGGCCTTCGATCGGGCACTGGCCATCTGCCGCCCTCTCCGCTACCCAGCACTCCTCACCAATGGTGTCATTAGCAAGATTGGTGTAGCCATTGCTTTCCGATGCCTGAgtctccatctgcctttgccaTTCCTGTTGGCTCACATGCCGTATTGCCGTCCACAGGTTCTGACACATTCTTATTGCTTGCACCCAGATATGGCTCGCCTAGCTTGCCCAGGAGCATGGGGTGCGTTCTACAGCCTGGTTGTGGTACTGTCAGCCATGGCACTAGACCCTCTGCTTATTTTCTTCTCATATGGCCTGATTGGCAGAGTATTGAGAGGTGTGGGGTCCACTGAGGATCGCTGGAAGGCTGGCCAGACATGTGCTGCTCACCTCTCCGCTGTGCTCCTCTTCTACGTTCCCATGATCCTCTTGGCACTCATTGACCGATTCAAGCTACCACTCCCTCAGCCTGCCCATACTCTTCTCTCCTACgtccacttcctgcttcctccgCTGATAAACCCAGTTCTCTACAGCGTCAAGATGAAggagattagaaaaaaaattctcaagagGGTATTGCCCACAAAGGTGGGCTGTGCTTGA